The following proteins come from a genomic window of Streptomyces sp. GS7:
- a CDS encoding isochorismatase family protein, which produces MRRALIVVDVQKDFCEGGSVPVKGGADRAAAIADLVRRADGSYAYIVATRDHHIDPGAHFAEHPDFENSFPVHCVVGSEGSGFHPNFEPAATSGSVDEVFYKGAHSASKSGFEGSTQDGTSLTDWLRARDVSDLDVVGIATDHCVKATALDGVRTGFAVRVLLDYTAGVAADTTSAAINELRQAGVALSGEPVVLA; this is translated from the coding sequence GTGCGCCGTGCATTGATCGTCGTCGATGTGCAGAAGGACTTCTGCGAGGGCGGCAGTGTTCCGGTGAAGGGCGGCGCGGACAGGGCCGCTGCCATCGCCGACCTGGTGCGACGCGCCGACGGGAGTTACGCCTACATCGTCGCGACCCGCGACCACCACATCGACCCGGGGGCCCACTTCGCCGAGCACCCGGACTTCGAGAACTCCTTCCCCGTGCACTGCGTCGTCGGCAGCGAAGGAAGCGGGTTCCATCCGAACTTCGAGCCCGCCGCCACCTCCGGGTCCGTCGACGAGGTCTTCTACAAGGGGGCGCACTCCGCCTCGAAGAGCGGCTTCGAGGGCTCGACCCAGGACGGCACGTCACTGACCGACTGGCTGCGTGCCCGCGACGTCAGCGATCTCGACGTCGTCGGCATCGCCACCGACCACTGCGTGAAGGCCACCGCGCTGGACGGCGTACGAACGGGCTTCGCGGTACGGGTCCTGCTCGACTACACCGCCGGCGTCGCCGCCGACACGACCAGTGCCGCGATCAACGAGCTGCGCCAGGCGGGTGTGGCGCTGAGCGGCGAGCCGGTCGTCCTGGCCTGA
- the secY gene encoding preprotein translocase subunit SecY — MLTAFARAFKTPDLRKKLLFTLGIVVLYRIGVHIPVPGVNYANVEFCMQRTHASSGLFGLVNMFSGGALLQITIFALGIMPYITASIILQLLTVVIPRLEALKKEGQSGQGKITQYTRYLTVALAALEGTALVTAARAGSLFQGCTRQIVPNDSVFTTITMVITMTAGTCLTMWLGELVTARGIGNGMSILMFISIAARFPGALWQVKLTGKLAGGWIEFFAVILVGLAMVALVVFVEQAQRRVPVQYAKRMIGRRSYGGTSTYIPLKVNQAGVIPVIFASSLLSIPTLIAQFSGSKAAWATWIATTFTKGDHPVYLAAYVLLIVFFAFFYVAISFNPEEVADNMKKHGGFVPGIRAGRPTAEYLSYVLNRITWPGSLYLGLIALVPTMELVLFHANQNFPFGGTSILIIVSVGLETVKQIESQLQQRNYEGFLR; from the coding sequence GTGCTCACCGCGTTCGCCCGAGCGTTCAAGACGCCCGACCTGCGCAAGAAGCTGCTGTTCACGTTGGGCATCGTCGTGCTCTACCGGATCGGAGTGCACATCCCGGTCCCCGGGGTCAACTACGCGAACGTCGAGTTCTGCATGCAGCGGACCCACGCCAGCAGCGGGTTGTTCGGCCTGGTGAACATGTTCAGCGGTGGAGCGCTGCTGCAGATCACGATCTTCGCGCTGGGGATCATGCCGTACATCACGGCGAGCATCATCCTCCAGCTGCTGACCGTCGTGATCCCAAGGCTGGAGGCCCTCAAGAAGGAGGGCCAGTCCGGGCAGGGGAAGATCACCCAGTACACCCGCTACCTGACCGTGGCGCTCGCCGCTCTGGAGGGCACCGCCCTGGTGACCGCCGCCCGCGCCGGTTCGCTCTTCCAGGGCTGCACGCGCCAGATCGTGCCCAACGACTCGGTCTTCACCACCATCACGATGGTGATCACGATGACCGCCGGCACCTGCCTGACCATGTGGCTCGGTGAGCTGGTCACCGCCCGCGGCATCGGCAACGGCATGTCGATCCTGATGTTCATCTCGATCGCCGCCCGCTTCCCGGGCGCGCTGTGGCAGGTCAAGCTCACCGGCAAGCTCGCCGGCGGCTGGATCGAGTTCTTCGCGGTGATCCTGGTGGGCCTGGCGATGGTCGCCCTGGTGGTCTTCGTCGAGCAGGCGCAGCGGCGCGTCCCGGTGCAGTACGCGAAGCGCATGATCGGGCGCCGGTCCTACGGCGGTACGTCCACCTACATCCCGCTCAAGGTCAACCAGGCAGGCGTGATTCCCGTCATCTTCGCGTCGTCGCTGCTCTCCATCCCGACGCTCATCGCACAGTTCAGCGGGTCGAAGGCGGCATGGGCGACCTGGATCGCCACCACCTTCACCAAGGGAGACCACCCCGTTTACCTCGCCGCGTACGTCTTGCTGATCGTGTTCTTCGCCTTCTTCTACGTGGCCATCAGCTTCAACCCCGAAGAAGTCGCCGACAACATGAAGAAGCACGGTGGCTTCGTCCCGGGCATCCGGGCCGGTCGCCCGACGGCCGAGTACCTCAGCTACGTACTCAACCGGATCACGTGGCCCGGCTCGCTGTATCTGGGGCTGATCGCGCTCGTACCGACAATGGAGTTGGTGCTGTTCCACGCGAACCAGAACTTCCCGTTCGGCGGGACGAGCATCCTCATCATCGTGAGTGTGGGCCTGGAGACCGTGAAGCAGATCGAGAGCCAGCTTCAGCAGCGCAACTACGAAGGGTTCCTCCGCTGA
- a CDS encoding SigE family RNA polymerase sigma factor, with product MGQLRADEFDRFVAARWSALLHLARLFTGGDRHRAEDLLQEALVKLWFAWPKVAEQAPEAYVRRVLARAAARSARRRWWGEHPVDQLPDPPEVADETAAVDEQTRLEAVLALLPARQRAAVVLRYYQDLPERDVAEVLGCPVGTARSLTARGVARLRQLLAEAEPVE from the coding sequence ATGGGGCAGTTGCGGGCCGACGAGTTCGACCGGTTCGTGGCGGCTCGGTGGTCGGCGTTGCTTCACCTGGCGCGGCTGTTCACCGGTGGAGACCGGCACCGGGCCGAGGACCTGCTGCAGGAAGCGCTCGTCAAACTGTGGTTTGCCTGGCCGAAGGTGGCCGAGCAGGCGCCCGAGGCGTATGTGCGCAGGGTCCTGGCCCGTGCTGCGGCTCGCTCGGCACGGCGTCGCTGGTGGGGCGAGCACCCTGTGGACCAGCTGCCCGACCCGCCCGAGGTGGCAGACGAGACCGCTGCCGTGGACGAACAGACCCGGCTGGAGGCCGTGTTGGCGTTGCTGCCGGCGCGGCAGCGGGCCGCGGTGGTGCTGCGCTACTACCAGGACCTGCCCGAGCGGGATGTCGCGGAGGTGCTGGGCTGTCCGGTGGGTACCGCCCGTTCACTGACGGCACGCGGCGTTGCACGACTGCGTCAGCTTCTGGCTGAGGCAGAGCCGGTGGAGTGA
- a CDS encoding DUF5994 family protein: protein MTATIDRVIISERAPSPPVRLSFTPAGSPPGLLDGAWWPRSRDLFRELPALIAMLDARWGRITHVTVNPTYWPVVPRKVPVAGHTVHVGWFAEEQDPNKLILLSYTAGRWDLLVIPPETHPAAAARLMSAAATSGGLLTASALMTSEHTTHDAQEELWREEDWETDGGAVSANGGRG from the coding sequence ATGACCGCGACCATCGACCGCGTCATCATCAGCGAGCGCGCACCTTCGCCACCGGTCCGCCTCTCCTTCACTCCGGCAGGATCGCCTCCGGGTCTTCTGGACGGTGCCTGGTGGCCTCGCTCTCGCGACCTCTTCCGTGAACTTCCCGCTCTGATAGCGATGTTGGACGCGCGCTGGGGCCGGATCACTCATGTCACGGTGAACCCGACCTACTGGCCCGTGGTGCCGCGCAAGGTGCCGGTGGCCGGGCACACGGTGCACGTGGGCTGGTTCGCGGAAGAGCAGGATCCGAACAAGCTGATCCTCCTCTCCTACACCGCGGGCCGCTGGGACCTGCTGGTGATCCCGCCGGAGACCCATCCGGCCGCCGCCGCCCGGCTGATGTCCGCCGCAGCCACCTCCGGCGGCCTGCTGACCGCCAGCGCCCTCATGACGAGCGAGCACACCACCCATGACGCACAGGAGGAGCTGTGGCGGGAAGAAGACTGGGAGACCGACGGCGGAGCCGTCTCGGCAAACGGGGGCCGCGGATGA
- a CDS encoding DUF5994 family protein, whose product MADSDTPGVPQLLPDAVHHAVRSGTALLRLATTQTREQVLDGAWWPRSRDIGAELPSLIAALTEHLGPVLRVGLDAGAWEELPTRLIIDDRVVHIDSFPVGDDTVLITRGDQDYFSLLVVPPHATPEAARSAMARAVQAGNLTQAEQILIDTGTHRPYPVPAEEPRTGREPGER is encoded by the coding sequence ATGGCCGACTCCGACACTCCCGGCGTCCCGCAGCTTCTGCCGGACGCGGTGCACCACGCCGTCAGGTCCGGGACGGCCCTGTTGAGGCTGGCGACCACGCAAACCCGCGAGCAGGTTCTCGACGGCGCGTGGTGGCCGCGTTCCCGCGACATCGGCGCCGAGCTCCCCAGCCTGATCGCCGCGCTGACCGAGCACCTCGGACCCGTCCTGCGCGTCGGCCTCGACGCCGGCGCCTGGGAAGAACTACCGACCCGCCTGATCATCGACGACCGGGTCGTGCACATCGACTCCTTCCCGGTCGGCGACGACACCGTCCTCATCACCCGAGGCGACCAGGACTACTTCTCCCTGCTCGTGGTCCCGCCGCACGCGACACCTGAAGCCGCCCGCTCCGCCATGGCCAGGGCCGTCCAGGCCGGCAACCTCACCCAGGCCGAGCAGATCCTCATCGACACCGGCACCCATCGGCCATACCCGGTTCCCGCGGAAGAGCCTCGGACGGGCCGTGAACCCGGCGAGCGGTGA